Proteins from one Podospora pseudoanserina strain CBS 124.78 chromosome 1, whole genome shotgun sequence genomic window:
- the NIK1 gene encoding histidine kinase osmosensor (COG:T; EggNog:ENOG503NXNC): MAQNLTDQVREIASVTTAVAHGDLTKKIERPAKGEILQLQQTINTMVDQLRTFASEVTRVARDVGTEGILGGQADVEGVQGMWNELTVNVNAMANNLTTQVRDIIKVTTAVAKGDLTQKVQAECRGEIFELKKTINSMVDQLQQFAREVTKIAREVGTEGRLGGQATVHDVQGTWRDLTENVNGMAMNLTTQVREIAKVTTAVARGDLTKKIGVEVQGEILDLKNTINTMVDRLGTFAFEVSKVAREVGTDGTLGGQAQVDNVEGKWKDLTENVNTMARNLTSQVRGISTVTQAIANGDMSRKIDVEAKGEILILKETINNMVDRLSIFCNEVQRVAKDVGVDGIMGGQADVAGLKGRWKEITTDVNTMANNLTAQVRAFGDITNAATDGDFTKLVEVEASGEMDELKKKINQMVYNLRDSIQRNTQAREAAELANKTKSEFLANMSHEIRTPMNGIIGMTQLTLDTDLTQYQREMLNIVNSLANSLLTIIDDILDLSKIEARRMVIEEIPYTLRGTVFNALKTLAVKANEKFLDLTYRVNNSVPDHVVGDSFRLRQIILNLVGNAIKFTEHGEVSLTIQKASHVQCAPYEYAIEFIVSDTGIGIPADKLDLIFDTFQQADGSMTRKFGGTGLGLSISKRLVNLMGGDVWVKSEYGKGSKFYFTCVVRLANDDVSLIAKQLTPYKGHQVLFIDKGRTGHGSEIVRMLKELSLVPIVVDSEKSPALEKARTQQNSPYDVIIVDSIEDARRLRAVDDFKYLPIVLLAPVVHVSLKSCLDLGITSYMTTPCQLIDLGNGMVPALENRATPSLADNTRSFEILLAEDNTVNQRLAVKILEKYHHVVTVVGNGEEAVEAVKRKKFDVILMDVQMPIMGGFEATSKIREYERSLGSQRTPIIALTAHAMMGDREKCIQAQMDEYLSKPLQQNHLIQTILKCATLGGQLLEKNRERELARAADAVTGGRRDNAALNAYQQNASSNAGAAAAAAISAASHVRPSLAATRGMTASEALTAGLESPSIVTADAEDPLKGGVGRSSTSLSEPNIHHHSTTAPRGQK; encoded by the exons ATGGCTCAAAACCTCACTGATCAAG TGCGTGAAATCGCCTCTGTTACCACCGCCGTAGCCCATGGTGATCTCACCAAGAAAATTGAACGCCCCGCCAAGGGAGAAATTCTACAGCTGCAACAAACGATCAACACCATGGTAGACCAACTGCGGACTTTTGCCTCTGAAGTCACACGCGTCGCCAGAGACGTCGGAACCGAAGGTATCCTGGGCGGCCAGGCTGATGTCGAAGGGGTACAGGGCATGTGGAACGAACTGACTGTCAACGTGAATGCCATGGCCAACAATCTGACTACACAAGTGCGAGATATCATCAAGGTTACCACGGCTGTCGCAAAGGGTGATTTGACGCAAAAGGTGCAGGCTGAGTGCCGCGGAGAAATCTTTGAACTGAAGAAAACGATCAACTCTATGGTGGACCAGCTCCAACAATTCGCACGGGAAGTTACCAAGATTGCCAGGGAAGTCGGAACCGAAGGGCGACTCGGCGGACAAGCAACGGTACATGATGTCCAGGGCACTTGGAGAGATCTTACGGAAAACGTCAACGGTATGGCTATGAATTTAACAACGCAGGTGCGAGAAATAGCAAAGGTCACTACGGCCGTCGCTCGGGGTGACCTTACCAAGAAGATCGGGGTCGAGGTGCAGGGTGAAATTTTGGATTTGAagaacaccatcaacaccatggtGGACCGCTTAGGAACATTCGCGTTTGAGGTCAGCAAGGTGGCCAGAGAGGTCGGCACGGATGGTACACTCGGCGGTCAGGCTCAGGTCGACAACGTAGAGGGCAAATGGAAAGACCTCACTGAAAACGTAAACACCATGGCCAGAAACCTTACATCACAG GTCAGAGGGATTTCAACTGTCACACAAGCCATTGCCAATGGAGACATGAGCCGGAAGATCGACGTTGAAGCCAAGGGCGAGATACTCATTCTGAAGGAAACCATTAACAACATGGTTGACCGGCTTTCGATATTCTGTAACGAAGTGCAAAGGGTCGCCAAGGACGTCGGTGTCGACGGTATCATGGGTGGACAGGCCGATGTTGCTGGCCTGAAGGGAAGATGGAAGGAAATTACTACCGACGTCAACACCATGGCCAACAACTTG ACGGCTCAAGTACGAGCATTTGGTGACATTACCAATGCCGCAACGGACGGGGATTTCACCAAGCTAGTTGAAGTCGAAGCGTCCGGTGAAATGgacgagctcaagaagaagattaaCCAGATGGTGTACAACTTGAGAGACAGTATCCAGAGGAACACGCAGGCCAGAGAAGCAGCCGAGTTGGCCAACAAGACCAAATCCGAATTCCTTGCCAACATGTCCCACGAGATACGGACCCCAATGAACGGCATCATCGGTATGACACAGCTCACTCTCGATACCGACCTCACTCAGTATCAAAGGGAGATGCTCAACATTGTCAACTCGCTGGCCAACAGCCTGTTGACCATCATCGATGACATCTTGGATCTGTCCAAGATCGAAGCTAGGAGAATGGTTATCGAGGAAATTCCCTACACGCTGCGTGGAACTGTCTTCAATGCGCTCAAGACTCTCGCTGTTAAGGCAAACGAGAAGTTCCTAGATCTCACGTACCGAGTCAATAACTCGGTGCCAGACCACGTGGTGGGTGACTCGTTCAGGTTGCGCCAGATCATCCTGAACCTGGTGGGCAACGCCATCAAGTTCACCGAGCATGGCGAAGTCAGCTTGACCATTCAGAAGGCGTCTCATGTCCAGTGTGCGCCCTACGAGTACGCCATTGAGTTCATCGTGTCCGACACGGGAATAGGTATTCCGGCGGACAAGCTTGATCTCATTTTCGACACGTTCCAGCAGGCCGATGGCTCCATGACACGCAAGTTTGGCGGTACCGGATTGGGTCTCTCCATTTCCAAGAGACTGGTCAACCTGATGGGCGGCGACGTGTGGGTCAAGAGCGAGTACGGCAAGGGCAGCAAGTTCTACTTCACGTGCGTCGTCCGTCTCGCCAACGATGATGTTTCGCTCATTGCGAAGCAACTTACCCCCTACAAGGGCCACCAGGTACTGTTTATCGACAAGGGCAGGACCGGTCACGGATCCGAGATTGTCAGGATGCTCAAGGAGCTGAGCCTCGTGCCTATCGTTGTCGACTCGGAGAAGAGCCCCGCGCTGGAGAAGGCTCGGACTCAGCAAAATTCGCCATACGATGTCATCATTGTTGACTCGATCGAGGACGCTCGCAGGTTGAGAGCGGTCGACGACTTCAAGTACCTGCCCATTGTGCTCTTGGCCCCTGTGGTTCACGTTTCGCTCAAGTCCTGCCTTGATCTGGGCATCACGTCGTACATGACCACGCCATGCCAGCTGATTGATCTCGGCAACGGCATGGTGCCTGCCTTGGAAAACCGCGCGACACCCTCGCTGGCGGATAACACCCGCTCGTTCGAGATTCTGTTGGCGGAAGACAACACGGTCAACCAGAGGCTTGCGGTCAAGATCCTGGAGAAGTACCATCATGTGGTTACCGTGGTTGGGAACGGCGAGGAAGCTGTTGAGGCtgtcaagaggaagaagtttGATGTCATCTTGATGGATGTTCAGATGCCTATCATG GGTGGATTCGAAGCCACATCCAAGATCCGCGAGTACGAGCGCAGCCTAGGCAGCCAGCGcacccccatcatcgccctGACGGCGCACGCCATGATGGGCGACAGAGAAAAGTGCATCCAGGCCCAGATGGACGAGTACCTCTCCAAGCCCCTCCAGCAAAACCACCTCATCCAGACCATCCTCAAGTGCGCCACGCTCGGCGGCCAGCTCCTGGAGAAGAACAGAGAGCGGGAGCTCGCCAGGGCGGCGGACGCGGTGACGGGGGGTCGGAGGGACAATGCCGCGCTGAATGCGTACCAGCAGAATGCCAGCAGCAACGCGGgcgctgcggcggcggcggcgatcTCGGCTGCTTCTCATGTGAGGCCGAGCCTGGCGGCAACGAGGGGGATGACGGCCTCGGAGGCGCTGACGGCGGGACTGGAGAGCCCGAGCATTGTTACTGCTGATGCGGAGGACCCCTTgaagggaggggttgggaggtcGAGTACTAGTCTGTCGGAGCCGAATATTCACCATCATAGCACTACTGCGCCTAGGGGGCAGAAGTAG